The following are encoded in a window of Narcine bancroftii isolate sNarBan1 chromosome 2, sNarBan1.hap1, whole genome shotgun sequence genomic DNA:
- the LOC138752242 gene encoding homeobox protein goosecoid-like: MLVMPAGMFSIDSILSGARSHCKDSTPHAAPLQAFVGVAGDSVCPSTEYLGLYSPAGAPPPPPPPPPLPPTPQHPSLAVGGSRMGYNYYYVPGTPRVSCCNTVPSCQPLNSQHCSCLTPGLEGAAYLSPVAPQVLPYVSLGALSRTELQLLNQLHCRRKRRHRTIFTDEQLEALENLFQETKYPDVGTREQLARRVHLREEKVEVNTKKKIPAQNT, translated from the exons ATGTTGGTGATGCCGGCGGGAATGTTCAGCATCGATAGTATTTTGTCAGGAGCCAGGTCTCATTGTAAAGACTCGACCCCGCACGCCGCTCCTCTGCAGGCGTTCGTTGGCGTGGCGGGGGACTCGGTCTGCCCCAGCACAGAGTACCTGGGGCTCTACTCTCCGGCCGGCGCCCctccgcctcctcctcctccgccaCCTCTACCACCGACCCCTCAGCATCCCAGTCTGGCGGTCGGGGGCTCGAGAATGGGTTACAACTATTACTACGTGCCCGGTACGCCCAGGGTTTCCTGCTGTAACACGGTACCGAGCTGTCAGCCCCTGAACAGCCAGCACTGCTCCTGTCTCACGCCAG GGTTGGAAGGGGCAGCCTACCTCTCCCCGGTTGCCCCCCAGGTGTTGCCCTACGTGAGCCTGGGAGCACTGTCCCGCACCGAGCTCCAACTATTGAACCAGCTCCACTGCAGGAGGAAGCGCCGGCACAGAACCATCTTCACCGACGAGCAGTTGGAAGCCTTGGAGAACCTCTTCCAAGAAACCAAGTATCCTGATGTGGGCACCAGAGAACAGCTGGCTCGAAGGGTCCATCTCCGGGAGGAGAAAGTGGAGGTAAACACAAAAAAGAAAATACCTGCACAAAACACCTGA